One Paenibacillus sp. FSL H7-0737 DNA segment encodes these proteins:
- a CDS encoding winged helix-turn-helix transcriptional regulator, with the protein MKYEFRLDQLCPATFAFHVISGKWNLPILAILSENDNIRYNELKRRLHGITGTTLTNSLRDLIEYGIIHREQYNEVPPRVEYSLTSSGKELVPLIESVVEWGQRNIGVKDNS; encoded by the coding sequence ATGAAATACGAATTTAGACTTGATCAATTATGTCCTGCAACCTTTGCATTCCATGTAATCAGCGGAAAGTGGAACCTCCCGATCCTAGCCATTCTAAGTGAGAACGACAACATACGCTATAACGAGTTAAAAAGAAGACTGCATGGAATAACAGGGACTACCTTAACCAACTCACTGAGGGATCTTATAGAATATGGAATCATTCATCGGGAGCAGTATAACGAAGTGCCACCAAGAGTTGAGTATTCTCTGACTTCATCTGGAAAAGAATTAGTGCCTTTAATTGAATCCGTTGTTGAATGGGGACAAAGAAATATTGGGGTGAAGGATAATTCCTAG
- a CDS encoding AraC family transcriptional regulator — protein MSAELEVFSDLSEELNYNLPDFPLYVRKGALNHFDKYAAACHWHPDLEFILVLDGEMEYFVNGEIVLIERGNGIFVNSKRMHYGFSTNKLDCTFIVVAVHPSLLGINTHVGKVYWDEKFGSNTEDYIMITSQSTWGKEILHSLHRIYEEMNSIPCNPLRLLSLATSLCADVGDHIQRVPGQINDDQSWIAVWKMTGYIHHHFDLRVTLNDIATAGSVCRSRCCELFGTYIGQTPNTYLVRYRIQKSSEMLVGTNRSISEIALNCGFQSASYFSSVFRNETGLTPQNYRKKSRTPSRSY, from the coding sequence GTGAGTGCAGAGCTGGAAGTATTCTCTGATTTATCGGAAGAACTAAATTATAATCTTCCTGATTTTCCGCTATACGTACGAAAAGGAGCACTTAATCATTTCGATAAATATGCAGCAGCATGCCATTGGCATCCGGACTTGGAATTTATTTTAGTGCTAGATGGGGAGATGGAGTATTTTGTAAACGGAGAAATTGTACTGATTGAACGAGGTAACGGAATATTCGTTAATAGCAAGCGTATGCATTATGGTTTCTCCACCAATAAATTGGATTGTACATTCATCGTCGTTGCTGTTCATCCTTCACTACTCGGAATAAACACACATGTAGGCAAAGTATATTGGGATGAGAAATTCGGTTCTAATACTGAAGACTATATTATGATTACTTCGCAAAGCACGTGGGGAAAGGAAATCCTGCATTCCTTACATCGGATTTATGAAGAAATGAACAGCATTCCTTGCAACCCACTACGCCTTCTTTCACTGGCTACATCACTTTGTGCAGACGTCGGAGATCATATACAGAGGGTTCCTGGGCAGATAAATGATGACCAGTCATGGATTGCCGTTTGGAAAATGACGGGATATATTCATCATCATTTTGACCTTAGAGTAACCCTGAATGACATCGCTACCGCTGGGTCTGTTTGCAGGAGCAGATGTTGCGAGTTGTTTGGCACATACATTGGCCAAACGCCTAATACTTACCTAGTGCGATATCGTATTCAAAAGAGCTCCGAGATGCTGGTAGGAACTAATCGATCGATTAGTGAAATTGCGTTGAACTGCGGATTTCAAAGTGCGAGCTATTTTTCATCAGTTTTTCGTAATGAGACTGGATTGACGCCTCAGAATTACCGAAAGAAATCTCGTACACCTTCCCGTTCATATTAG
- a CDS encoding DapH/DapD/GlmU-related protein: MTMRERIASGKLFTDYCEGLPEDRLQAKRRMHAFNITAPDNLEKRTQLMQEIFGKETKVWIEPPFYFCYGTNIEIGDGTYINFNCNFVDDTKIIIGKNVMFGPSVTIATVGHPIHPDYRGYMYADPVKIENNCWIGANVTICPGVTIGENTVIGAGSVVTKDIPANSIAVGNPCRVMRTINEHDQKYYYKDKEITKEDLDEEARLR; the protein is encoded by the coding sequence ATGACGATGAGAGAACGAATTGCCTCCGGTAAACTATTTACTGATTACTGTGAGGGACTGCCTGAAGACAGACTACAGGCAAAAAGAAGAATGCATGCCTTTAATATAACAGCGCCAGATAATCTAGAAAAACGTACACAACTCATGCAAGAGATATTTGGTAAAGAAACGAAGGTGTGGATCGAGCCGCCCTTTTACTTTTGCTATGGTACGAACATTGAGATTGGAGATGGAACGTACATCAATTTTAATTGTAATTTTGTTGACGACACTAAAATTATTATCGGAAAAAATGTTATGTTTGGTCCATCTGTAACGATTGCTACAGTAGGACATCCAATCCATCCAGATTACAGAGGATATATGTATGCTGATCCGGTGAAAATTGAGAACAATTGTTGGATCGGGGCGAATGTTACAATTTGTCCAGGAGTCACAATTGGAGAAAATACCGTTATTGGTGCCGGCAGTGTTGTAACAAAAGATATCCCGGCTAACTCTATTGCTGTTGGTAATCCATGCAGGGTGATGCGCACCATTAATGAACACGACCAAAAATACTATTACAAAGACAAAGAGATCACTAAGGAAGATCTGGATGAAGAAGCACGCTTGAGATGA
- a CDS encoding DsbA family oxidoreductase: protein MNNSNMMCDVKTGVCGPGDEEQMEMIDFNLQSPKITLYYATDPICSHCWALEPVLNRFILQYGQYFNVKTILGGLLSSWHGFADVSNGIQQPSDVAEHWREVGLHSRMPIDGSLWKNNPILSSYPPSRVYKVIQNIYPGKENEFLRQAREAVFAFNQNIGEEKTLVDIVNNIGLNGEEIVADAALGSAQDLLEQDFELAGRLGVRGFPTIIMVNEENKGVKIVGARSLEAYVDGLQQVYNGDVKAENVPPLSELIKEGNILFSKEIEVLYDIESSDMESFIATEMIEGSYSIKRVLGESYVVS, encoded by the coding sequence ATGAATAATTCAAATATGATGTGTGACGTTAAAACCGGTGTCTGTGGGCCAGGGGATGAAGAGCAAATGGAAATGATCGACTTTAATCTACAGTCCCCCAAAATCACACTTTACTATGCAACAGATCCGATCTGTTCCCACTGTTGGGCGCTTGAGCCGGTACTCAATCGTTTTATTCTGCAGTATGGTCAATATTTTAACGTGAAGACGATTTTGGGTGGTTTGCTTTCTAGCTGGCATGGTTTTGCAGATGTCTCCAATGGCATTCAACAGCCTTCAGATGTTGCGGAGCATTGGAGAGAAGTCGGTTTACATTCACGTATGCCTATCGATGGTTCTTTGTGGAAAAACAATCCGATTCTTTCTTCGTACCCGCCATCTAGAGTATACAAGGTTATACAAAATATATATCCGGGTAAAGAAAATGAGTTTTTGCGTCAGGCAAGAGAAGCTGTATTCGCCTTCAATCAGAATATTGGAGAGGAGAAAACATTAGTTGATATAGTCAACAACATTGGGCTAAATGGCGAAGAAATAGTGGCGGATGCTGCTCTTGGATCGGCACAAGATTTGTTAGAGCAGGATTTTGAGTTAGCAGGCAGACTTGGTGTACGTGGATTTCCAACCATTATCATGGTGAATGAAGAAAATAAAGGTGTTAAAATTGTGGGGGCACGATCATTAGAAGCCTATGTCGACGGACTTCAACAAGTTTACAATGGAGATGTAAAAGCTGAAAATGTTCCACCTCTCTCTGAACTTATCAAGGAAGGAAACATTTTGTTCTCCAAGGAAATTGAAGTGTTGTATGATATTGAATCTAGTGATATGGAGTCATTTATAGCCACGGAAATGATAGAGGGGTCATACAGTATTAAGCGTGTTTTAGGTGAATCATACGTTGTATCTTAA